AGGCGACGGGGATGGGGTGGGCCGGCCGGTCGGGCCACTGGCGACCGAGGCGGGCCGCCGCCGCGGTCAGCGCGGCCTGGATGCGGGGGAGGGCCGCCACGGCCTCGGCCTTGCCGGCCGCGACCGCCGCCCGTTTGTGCCGGAAGTCCAGGGTGGCGATGTGACCGATCGGCGGCGAAATGGTCACGTCGGCCTCGGGCTGGCGGGCCGAGAGCTCCCGCGTCAGGATGGCCAGGGCCTGGTGGAGGACGTCCATCGCTCCCCGGAGCTGGGTGGCCTGCAGATCGGGCGAGACGTTGACGGCGATGATCACCTCGGCCCCCATCGCCCGGGCGACACTCACCGGCAGGTTCTCCACCAGGGCGCCGTCTGCGAGCAGGCGCCCGTCCATCCGGCAGGGGTGGATGAGACCGGGCATGGCGCTGCTGGCCCAGACCGCCTGCCCCGCCGGGCCCTTGTCCAGGATGACCCGCTCCCCCGTCCGGATGTCGGTGGCGACGGCGGCGAAGGGGACGGGGAACTTCTCGATGGGCCGGCACCCCGTGAGCCGGTCCACCAGGCGCTCCAGCTTCCGCCCCTTCAGCGGCCCCCACCCGAGCCCGAAGAGCGTATAGTCGAGGAAGTCTCCCCGGTCGAGGCCCAGGCCCTCCCGCTCCAGGAGCGCCGCGTCCGGCCGGGCGGCGTAGACCGCCCCGATGAGGCTCCCCACGCTCGTGCCGACGACGCAGTCAATCGGGACCCCGTTCTCCTCCAGAACCCGGAGGACCCCGACGTGCGCGAACCCGCGCACGCCTCCCCCTCCCAGAACCACCCCCACCCGGACGGGGACGGCCGGCCGGGGGCGCGGGCGGACGGGCCGCCGGCGCGGTGGGAGGGGGCGGAGCATCGCCGCGAGGCCGCCGGCCAGCCCCGCGAGTCCAGCCAGCGTGGAGTTCCAATCCTTCATCGGGTCCCCATCTCCTCGCTAGGCGAGCGGGTAGCCGCCCGCCCCAAGCGCCGCAGCGGCATTCCGCCGGTGCAGGGCCACCAGGTCCGGGGGAAACCCCCGCAGGACCTTCCGGAGCGCGCCCGCCCCGCTCCGGAGCGCATCCCCCTCGGCCAGGCTCGGTAACAGCCGCCGGGCCGTCGCCTCCAGCGTCGCGAGCCCTTCGGCCACCGCCGCCCGGGCGAGGTCTGCCGCGGCGGCCGCCTTCGGCCCGCCGCTCGCGAGCGCCCGCATTCCCCTGAGCATGGCGCTCTCGGCCGCGAACAGTTGCAAGATGAGATCACTCAGGCCGCCAAGGACCTCCTGCTCCTCGGCGAGTTGCTCCCCGTATTTCTGGAAGGCCAGCCCGGCCACCAGGAGCGTGGCCTGGCGTCCTTGCCGCACCCGCTCCGCCTCCGCGGCGAGCGGCCCGTCCTCCGAGGCCGGGGAGTCGGGCGGCGCGAGGACCGCCTCCTGGACCGCCTTGAGCGCGGGCAACAGGGGGTAGCGCCCCTGGGCCGCCCGCTTGAGGAGCATCCCCGCCGCCAGCAGCCGGTTGATCTCGTTGGTCCCCTCGAAGATCCGGTTGATCCGGGCGTCCCGGTAGAACCGCTCCACCGGATACTCCTGGCTGTAGCCGTAGCCCCCAAAGGTCTGGACCGCTTCATCGACCACCACGCCGAGCGCCTCGCTGCAGAAGACCTTGGCGAGGGCGCACTCGACCGCGACCTCCTCGAGCGCCCGCCGGGCTGCCTCGCGATCCGTTCCGGCCCCGGCCAGCGCCTGGTCCACCAGGCCCGCCGTCCGGTAGAGCAGGCTCTCGGCGGCAAAGGTGAGGGCCGCCATCCGGGCGAGCTTCTGCTGGATGAGGCCGAAGGAGGCGATGGGCTTGCCGAACTGCTGCCGGCTGGCGGCATACTCGGTCGCCGCCTTCAGGGCGGCCTTCATCCCCCCGACGCAGCCCGCCCCGAGCTTGAAGCGGCCTAGATTCAAGATGGTGAAGGCGATGATGTGGCCCCGCCCGACCTCCCCCAGCAGGTTGGCGGCCGGGACGATGGCGTCGGTCAGGTGGAAGGGACGGGTGGAGGAACCCTTGATTCCCATCTTCCGCTCCTCGGGACCGATGGAAACGCCCGGGAACGTCCGCTCCACCAGGAAGGCGCTGAACTCCTTGCCGTCCACCTTGCCGAAGACGGTGAAGAGGTCGGCGAACCCGGCGTTGGTGATCCAGAGCTTGGTGCCGTTCAGCCGGTACGCCCCGTCGGGCGTCCGGACCGCCGTCGTCTTGGCCGCCAGGGCGTCGGATCCGGAGCCGGCCTCCGTGAGGGCGTAGGCGGCGAGCCACTCGCCGCTGGCCAGGCGGGGGAGGTAGCGGGCCTGCTGCTCCGGCGTCCCGAAGTAGACCAGGGGCAGGGTGCCGATGCACGTGTGGGCGCCGTGGGAGGCGGCAAAGGAGGCGGCGGCCCCGAACGGCTCCGCGAGCAGGCTGGAGGCCGCCTTTCGGAGGCCGAGGCCCCCGTGGGCCTCGGGGACATCGGCAGAGAGCAGGCCGAGCTCGCCGGCGCGCTTGAGGAGGCCCACCATCACCCCCGGCTCCTGGTGCTCGATTGCCTCGAGACGGGGGAGGACCTCCTGGGCCACGAAGTCGGCTGCGACCTCGCCCATCATTCGCTCCTCGGCCGTCAGGTCCTCGGGCGTGCGGATGGCCTCCGCGGGCGTTTCCCCCAGCAGGAACGCGCCGCCGAGGACGCGCGGGAGCTCCTGCGCCTTCGTAGCCGTCATCGCCCACCCCCGTTCTTCTCGCGGGCGAAGAGTCCCGCTGCCCCCATCCCGCCCCCGACGCACATCGTGACGAGGCCGATCCGCCCACCGCGCCGCTCGAGCTCGTACAGGAGCGTCGCGGTGAGCTTCCCCCCCGTGCAGCCCAGGGGATGGCCGAGCGCGATGGCCCCCCCGTTCACGTTCACCTTCGCCGGGTCCAGCTCGAGCATCCGCATCACGCCCAGGACCTGGGCAGCGAAGGCCTCGTTGAGCTCGATCAGGTCCACCTGGTCGAGGCGCAGGCCGGTCTGCTTGAGGACCTTCGGCACCGCGTAGGCCGGCCCGAGCCCCATCTCCTCGGGCGGCAGGCCGGCCACGGCGTACCCGAGAAACCGGGCCAGGATCTTCGCGTTCAGCGCCTCGGCCCGCCGCCGCCCCATCACCACGACCGCCGCGGCCCCGTCGCTCATCTGGGAGGTGTTCCCCGCGGTCACCGTGCCGTCTTTCTGGAAGGCGGCCGGGAGCTTGCCGAGCGCCTCGAGCGAGGTGTCGGGCCGCGGCCCCTCGTCCCGGTCGAAGAGCAGGGGCGGGGTGCCCTTGCCGGCCGGGACCGGGAAGGGAAGGATCTCCTCGGCGAAGCGGCCCTCCCGCTGGGCGGCCAGGGCGCGCCGGTGGCTCTCCAGGGCGAAGCGGTCCTGCTCCTCCCGGCCGACCTTGCATTTGGCGGCTACGACCTCGGCGGTCAGCCCCACGCTGAGGTAGACGTC
Above is a genomic segment from Candidatus Methylomirabilis sp. containing:
- a CDS encoding patatin-like phospholipase family protein; the protein is MKDWNSTLAGLAGLAGGLAAMLRPLPPRRRPVRPRPRPAVPVRVGVVLGGGGVRGFAHVGVLRVLEENGVPIDCVVGTSVGSLIGAVYAARPDAALLEREGLGLDRGDFLDYTLFGLGWGPLKGRKLERLVDRLTGCRPIEKFPVPFAAVATDIRTGERVILDKGPAGQAVWASSAMPGLIHPCRMDGRLLADGALVENLPVSVARAMGAEVIIAVNVSPDLQATQLRGAMDVLHQALAILTRELSARQPEADVTISPPIGHIATLDFRHKRAAVAAGKAEAVAALPRIQAALTAAAARLGRQWPDRPAHPIPVA
- a CDS encoding acyl-CoA dehydrogenase family protein — protein: MTATKAQELPRVLGGAFLLGETPAEAIRTPEDLTAEERMMGEVAADFVAQEVLPRLEAIEHQEPGVMVGLLKRAGELGLLSADVPEAHGGLGLRKAASSLLAEPFGAAASFAASHGAHTCIGTLPLVYFGTPEQQARYLPRLASGEWLAAYALTEAGSGSDALAAKTTAVRTPDGAYRLNGTKLWITNAGFADLFTVFGKVDGKEFSAFLVERTFPGVSIGPEERKMGIKGSSTRPFHLTDAIVPAANLLGEVGRGHIIAFTILNLGRFKLGAGCVGGMKAALKAATEYAASRQQFGKPIASFGLIQQKLARMAALTFAAESLLYRTAGLVDQALAGAGTDREAARRALEEVAVECALAKVFCSEALGVVVDEAVQTFGGYGYSQEYPVERFYRDARINRIFEGTNEINRLLAAGMLLKRAAQGRYPLLPALKAVQEAVLAPPDSPASEDGPLAAEAERVRQGRQATLLVAGLAFQKYGEQLAEEQEVLGGLSDLILQLFAAESAMLRGMRALASGGPKAAAAADLARAAVAEGLATLEATARRLLPSLAEGDALRSGAGALRKVLRGFPPDLVALHRRNAAAALGAGGYPLA
- a CDS encoding thiolase family protein — translated: MDEPVIVSAVRTAVGKAPRGALRHSRPDEMAAAAIRAAVARVPGLKPEAVDDVILGCAMPEAEQGLNVARQAALRAGLPVSVPACTINRFCASGLQAIAFAAERIQTGAAEVVVAGGTESMSLVPMGGFKVAPNPALMAEYPDVYLSVGLTAEVVAAKCKVGREEQDRFALESHRRALAAQREGRFAEEILPFPVPAGKGTPPLLFDRDEGPRPDTSLEALGKLPAAFQKDGTVTAGNTSQMSDGAAAVVVMGRRRAEALNAKILARFLGYAVAGLPPEEMGLGPAYAVPKVLKQTGLRLDQVDLIELNEAFAAQVLGVMRMLELDPAKVNVNGGAIALGHPLGCTGGKLTATLLYELERRGGRIGLVTMCVGGGMGAAGLFAREKNGGGR